Part of the Geminocystis sp. M7585_C2015_104 genome, CCTTACTATACTTAGTAATTTCAGGGTTGATGAGAATAAGGGGGGGAGTGGCGGGATTATCGGGTTGACAGTCGACGACAATAACCTGTTGATTGACACCCACCTGAGGCGCCGCTAAACCAATGCCATTTTCGGCATACATAGTTTGCAACATCTGTTTGGCTAATTGCCGGATATTGTCATCTATCCTGTTAACCCGTTGTGCCGGTTGACGCAAAACTGGATCTCCAAGATAATGTAGGGTAAGGGGCGCTCTAGCAGGTTTTTGTTTTTCAATGGCAATGCTGGATAGAGTCATAATTGCAAAATAAAAGGGATTGGGTGTAAATCTGCGACTGTGGTCTAGGGTAAATTAATGCTAACAGTTCCATCTTAACCCGAAGAGAAACCTAGTGCCAACAGGAGAAAAGAGAGACTGATAATGGCTGGAAGAAGTTATGGTCTAAGATAAAAAAAGATGTCAAGATGGGGCAGTATGGGGATAAAAGAAAGACTGGCAAAATGGGAAGAGATAATTGAGAAACTGGAGTCGCCGTCGCGGGAGAAAACAGAAGAGTC contains:
- the def gene encoding peptide deformylase; this translates as MTLSSIAIEKQKPARAPLTLHYLGDPVLRQPAQRVNRIDDNIRQLAKQMLQTMYAENGIGLAAPQVGVNQQVIVVDCQPDNPATPPLILINPEITKYSKDLCVFEEGCLSVPNVFFEVVRPRSIEVTYKDETGRKQKLKASGLLARVIQHEMDHLNGILFVDRVKNSVALGEELRKKGFSLAAVKPIAS